The genomic stretch TTGGATCAGCATCGTCGCCAGCAAGACGAAGGCCGCCACCGGCCCCGCCGCCCGCGCCGCCGGCCCCATCCGTCCCCATTGCAAAGCAATCAGCGGCAGCGCCGCCGCCAGGGCCAGATCGCCCAGGCGCGGCGCACTAACCCAGCCGGGCACCAGAAACACCGGCAGCGCCACCCCCACGCCCAGCAGCACCAGCGCCCAGGCCTCATAGGCCGCCCGAACGTCGGACAGACGCACGCCCCGCCACGGCGCAGCCCGCACGATCAGGACGCGCAATATTCGATCTGCGGAGCGAACCGCACCCCGTCCAGAACCCCGGCGACCAGCACCCCCGCCTTGCGCCACTGCCCTTTCGCCGCCAGCCGCAGCGCGATCCGCCCCCGCGAGGCCGCATAGCGCAGGACCGAACCCGCGCCCTCATGGCGGCGCTTGGCCAGAATGACATTGCGCGTCAGCAGCCGGTGCAACCGCTCGCGCCGTGGATCGGTCTCGGTCTCCAGGCTCAGCCCGCCCGGCGCGGCCCGCACATGCTCGACCCGGCTGGCCCCGACCAGAAACCCGGACCGCTCGGCCGATAGCCGCAGCGTATATTCGGTGTCGTCGCCCCAGATGAACATGGGCGCCAGCGGCAGGCCATATCTCTGCACCGCCGCCCGTGGCACCAACAGAGACACGAAGGTCGCCTGCCGCACCGGCGCAATCCCCCGCTCCAGCCGCTCGCCCCAGGCCGCATATCCCAGGGCGTTGGTCCGTCGATCGATCTCGGCTGTATTGGTCAGCAGCCCCTCGGGCGTCCGCACCGTCGAACACAGGAAGGCCGGCTCCACTCCCTCGCTCGTCAGCTCGGCCTCGGCCTGCAACAGCCGCTCCAACGCATCGGACGCCGGCAGGACGTCGTCGTCCATCAGCCACAGCCGCGTCGCCCCGACCTCCATGGCCGCCCGTATCCCGGCGTTGAAGCCGCCCGCCCCGCCCGTATTGACCGACAGTCTCAGCCGATCGACCCGACCCGCCCACGCCTGATCCAGCCATTCCGCCGTCCCGTCGTCGCTGGCGTTGTCGACCACCAGGATGCGGTCGCAAGGCCGAGTCTGGGCGGCCAGATGGTTCAGGCATTGCTCCAGCAGTTCTCGCCGGTTCCAGGTCACCACCACCGCCCAGACTCTGAAAGAAACCCCGCTCACGCCGCCGCCTTCAGGATCGCCGGCGCCAGCGCCTTCTCGACCAGGCTCAGCCCCCGCCCCACCGCCTGGTCCATATTGTAGTAGCGATAGTCGGCCAGCCGCCCGGCGAACCAGACCCGCCCCTCGAGCGCCCGCGCCATGGCCCGGTACAGATCCGCCAGCGCCTGCGACGCCTCGGTCGGGATCGGATAGAAGGGCTCGGTCCGCCCCGGCTCATGCGGGATCGGATATTCGGTTAGCAGACAGGTCGTCTCGCCCCGCTCTCCGGTCAGATGGCGGAAATCGGTGACGCGGGTGAAGTCGAACTCGTTCGGATAATTGACTGTCCCGACCGGCAGCCCGTCCTCCGCCCCCACAATCTGCCGCTCGAACCTCAGGCTCCGATACGGCAGCGCCCCGGCCACCTGCCCGAAGTAGTCGTCCAGCGCCCCGCAATAGACCATCCGGTCGAACCGCCCCGGCTCGATCTCGGCCAGATCCGTATTCAGAGACAGATGGATGTTCGGGTGATCCAGCATCCGCTGGAACAGGGCCGCATAGCCGTCGCGCGGCATCGCCTGATAGCGGTCGGTGAAATACCGGTCGTCACGGCTGACCGCCACCGGCACCCGGGCCGTGACGGACGGGTCCAGCGCCTCGGGCTCCATGCCCCACTGTTTGCGACTGTACGCGGCGAAGACCTTGTCGAAGACATAGTCGCCCAAGAACCGCAGATCCGCATCCTCTCCGGCCTGCCTCAGATCCGCGATGGTCGGCCGCGCGCCGAAGCCGAAGGCGGCGATCAACCGCTCCGACAGTCGCTCCGCCATCCCCGCCGGAAACAGCATCCGCATGGAATCCAGATTGAACGGGATCGGGACCAGCTGCCCGTCCACATGCCCCCGCACCCGATGGAAATAGGGCCGCCAGTCGGTGAACTGGCCCAGATGGTCGAAGATGCGCCGGCTGTTGGTGTGGAAGATGTGCGGGCCATAGGGGTGGACCGTCCGCCCGCTCTCGTCGCGCCGGTCATGGGCGTTGCCGCCGACGTGGTCGCGCCGGTCGATGACCAGCACGCGCTGATCCAGCCCCCGCGCCAACCGCTCGGCCACTGTCGCGCCAGTAAACCCAGCGCCGACGATCAGCCAGTCATACCGCCGGGACATGTCGCCCCCTTGTGAACAGGAAACGCCAGTGCGGCCGCAGGCAAGCCAGGCTGGCCAGCACCACCACCGCCTCCCCGGTCAGCCGCGCCCCGGCCATGCCCAGTGCACCCCCGCCCGGCGCCAGCGCCACCGCCGGCGCCAGGGTGGCGACACAGCCCAACCCGACCATCAGCGCGAACCGCCCATCCATCCGCAGGGCCGTCATCAGTTGCAGCCCCAGCACCTGGCTGGCCGCCACCAGAGGCAGGACGAAGACCAGCGTCCTCAACACCCCCGCCGCGTCCCCAAACCCTTCCCCGACCAGCATCCGCACCAGCAGCGGCGCCGCCAGCCACAGTCCCGCCGCCACGCCCAGAAACAGCCCCGGCGTCACCATCAGGCTCCACCGCGCGGTGCGGAATGCGGTCGGCGCATCCTCGGCCAGCAGACCGGCGATCCTCGGCCCCACCAATCCCACCAGCGGCCGCATCAACGAACTCGCCGCCGCCACCACCTTGTCCGCCACGGCGTAGATCGCCGCCTGAGCCGGCCCCGCCAGGGCCGCCACGACAAATCCCCCCGCCCCCGTATAGGCGACGACCGCCGCTCGACTGGCGAACAGGGCGCCGCCCTCGACCAGTCCGCGTCGGACAAACCCCCGCTCCGGCCACTTCAGCTGAACCCGGCGCAGCATCATCGCCGCCCCAAGGCCGACGCCCAGCCACAGCCCCGCCGCTTGCACGGCCAGAGCGCCCGCCGCGCCCAGTCCGGGGGACAGCATCACCACGACCGCCGCCGCCAGCGTCCCTGCGACTTCGGCCAGGGCTGCGGGCGCCGGGTCGCGCAGGCCTTGAAACACCCAGACCAGGCTCGCCCCCTGCCCGACGCCCAGGGCGATCCCCGCCCCGACCACCGCCCAGGCGCCGGCCAGCACCGGATTGATCCAGCCCAGCAAAAGTCCCAGAATCGCGGCGGGCAGGACCAGCACCGCCCGCAGCGCCAGCATCCGTCCAATGATCGACCCCGCCGCCTGTCGCGCCGCCGCGATGTCGCGCGGCCCCGACAGCGACGCGCCATAGTCCACGACCACCGCCGTCATGGCCGCCAGGGACACGGCGGCCACATAGAGGCCGAACCCCTCGACCCCGAACCGTCGCGTCAGCACCGGATAGAGCAGCAGGGGCGCCAGGAACCGCAGCCCGTGGGCGCCATAGACCAGCCCGGCGTCGATCACGCCCCTGGCCGACAACAATGGCCGCCCGCCCCCGTCCAACCTCGCCCCCGCGACAGCAACCTGAACGGGCAGTTCATACACGTCAAATACAGAACGGCAAGCCGTCGGGCTTCAGGTCTTTTCGTCCTGGCGCCCGTCGAACCGCGTCGCCTGCAAGCCGCGCCAGGTCTCGTGCAGCCCCTCCACCGGCAGGTTCGCGCCCAGCAGATCCAGCTGCTCCACCCACACGGTCGCCAGCCGATCAACTGTTGACTGACTCCAGCTCGGCGGCTGCTGACGCGCCCAGTTCTGCACCGACCCCGCATTGAAGATCATCAGGAAGGCGCAGGCCACGAACAGGGTCTGGCTGGTCCACCGCCGCGCCCGCGACGCCTCGCCCTCTTCGTCCAGAGCGGGCGCCGGGGGAAAGGCGAACCGACCCAGGGCGACCAGGGTGTTCTCTCGCGTGGGCAGGTCGTGGGCGTCCGCCGTATCGATCCAGTCGCTGGGCGGATCCAACGGCGGGAACGGCGACACCGGCGGGTGCGCCTGCGTCGGGAAGGGATCGACCGGGTCCTTGGGATCGCTCATCGTCGGATCAACGCCTCAGAACTGGAAATAGATGAAGGGCGCCACGCCCTCGGGCCGCATCGCCTCGACCAGCAATATGGCCACCCCGATCAGCACCCCCAAGGTCGGCGACGGCGCGGTCTTCAACCGCTCGGCCAGCCCCTCCACCGCGCGCGGCGGCAGCCCATGCATCGCCAGCCCGCCGACGATCAACACCAGCACGAAGGGCGTCACCAGGCTGAACGCCTCGAACCGCCCCAGCCCGGCCAGCATCTGCATGGCCAGATCGAAGGTCTCGGCCCGGAACAGGATCCACCCCAGGCAGACGACGTGGAAGGTGATCAGAACCCCCAGCCAGGTCGGGATGACCTTGCGATCCTTAACCACCGCGCGACCGAGGCGCTCGACCACCTGCGCCCCGCCGTGCAGCGCGCCCCAGGCCACGAAGGTCCAGGCCGCCCCGTGCCACAGCCCGCCCAACAGCATGGTGATCATCACATTGAGGCACGACGACCACAGACCTTTGCGTCCCCCGCCCAGCGGCACATACAGATAGTCGCGCAGCCAGCTGGACAGGCTGATATGCCACCGCCGCCAGAAGGCCTGCATCGAGGCCGCCCGGTACGGCTGGTCGAAATTGCGCGGGAAGGAATAGCCCAGCAGGGCCGCGATCCCGATGGCCATGTCCGAATAGGCCGAGAAGTCGCAATAGATCTGAACCGCATAGGCATAGACCGCCGCCGCTATGTCGACCGCCCCATAGGCCGACGGATCGAAGAAGACCGGATCGACCAGCCGCGTCGCCAGCTCGGACGCGATCACCGTCTTCTTGAACACGCCCCAGACGATCAGCAGCAGCCCATGGGTCGCCATCTCGCGCGTCAGCCGGGGCGCCCGCGTGAACTGCGGCAACAGGTCCGACGCCCGTACGATGGGCCCCGCCACCAGGTGCGGGAAGAAGCTCATCAGCAGCATGACGTCCAGCAGACTGTCCGCCGGCGCCGTCTTGCCGCGATAGACGTCGACCACATAGCTGATGCCCTGGAAGGTGAAGAAGCTGATCCCCACCGGCAGC from Brevundimonas sp. SL130 encodes the following:
- a CDS encoding glycosyltransferase family 2 protein; amino-acid sequence: MSGVSFRVWAVVVTWNRRELLEQCLNHLAAQTRPCDRILVVDNASDDGTAEWLDQAWAGRVDRLRLSVNTGGAGGFNAGIRAAMEVGATRLWLMDDDVLPASDALERLLQAEAELTSEGVEPAFLCSTVRTPEGLLTNTAEIDRRTNALGYAAWGERLERGIAPVRQATFVSLLVPRAAVQRYGLPLAPMFIWGDDTEYTLRLSAERSGFLVGASRVEHVRAAPGGLSLETETDPRRERLHRLLTRNVILAKRRHEGAGSVLRYAASRGRIALRLAAKGQWRKAGVLVAGVLDGVRFAPQIEYCAS
- the glf gene encoding UDP-galactopyranose mutase — its product is MSRRYDWLIVGAGFTGATVAERLARGLDQRVLVIDRRDHVGGNAHDRRDESGRTVHPYGPHIFHTNSRRIFDHLGQFTDWRPYFHRVRGHVDGQLVPIPFNLDSMRMLFPAGMAERLSERLIAAFGFGARPTIADLRQAGEDADLRFLGDYVFDKVFAAYSRKQWGMEPEALDPSVTARVPVAVSRDDRYFTDRYQAMPRDGYAALFQRMLDHPNIHLSLNTDLAEIEPGRFDRMVYCGALDDYFGQVAGALPYRSLRFERQIVGAEDGLPVGTVNYPNEFDFTRVTDFRHLTGERGETTCLLTEYPIPHEPGRTEPFYPIPTEASQALADLYRAMARALEGRVWFAGRLADYRYYNMDQAVGRGLSLVEKALAPAILKAAA
- a CDS encoding oligosaccharide flippase family protein, translating into MIDAGLVYGAHGLRFLAPLLLYPVLTRRFGVEGFGLYVAAVSLAAMTAVVVDYGASLSGPRDIAAARQAAGSIIGRMLALRAVLVLPAAILGLLLGWINPVLAGAWAVVGAGIALGVGQGASLVWVFQGLRDPAPAALAEVAGTLAAAVVVMLSPGLGAAGALAVQAAGLWLGVGLGAAMMLRRVQLKWPERGFVRRGLVEGGALFASRAAVVAYTGAGGFVVAALAGPAQAAIYAVADKVVAAASSLMRPLVGLVGPRIAGLLAEDAPTAFRTARWSLMVTPGLFLGVAAGLWLAAPLLVRMLVGEGFGDAAGVLRTLVFVLPLVAASQVLGLQLMTALRMDGRFALMVGLGCVATLAPAVALAPGGGALGMAGARLTGEAVVVLASLACLRPHWRFLFTRGRHVPAV
- a CDS encoding MBOAT family O-acyltransferase — encoded protein: MLFPTLAFAVFFLFVYLVSWSLDRENGRRKLFLLLASWFFYAQWDWRFVGLLIASAVLNWGVAALIVRSDQEKRRKLWVGLGVAVNLVILGFFKYYGFFVEQAVDLLGQFGWERDLPLLQVVLPVGISFFTFQGISYVVDVYRGKTAPADSLLDVMLLMSFFPHLVAGPIVRASDLLPQFTRAPRLTREMATHGLLLIVWGVFKKTVIASELATRLVDPVFFDPSAYGAVDIAAAVYAYAVQIYCDFSAYSDMAIGIAALLGYSFPRNFDQPYRAASMQAFWRRWHISLSSWLRDYLYVPLGGGRKGLWSSCLNVMITMLLGGLWHGAAWTFVAWGALHGGAQVVERLGRAVVKDRKVIPTWLGVLITFHVVCLGWILFRAETFDLAMQMLAGLGRFEAFSLVTPFVLVLIVGGLAMHGLPPRAVEGLAERLKTAPSPTLGVLIGVAILLVEAMRPEGVAPFIYFQF